Below is a genomic region from bacterium.
TCCCACGTATCCCGCGAGTTACGACCTGAAGAATATCATTTCTGTCGGCTCAAGTGACGAAGATAACAACCTATCCTGGTTTTCAAATTACGGAGCAATCGGTGTCGACATTGTAGCACCTGGAGAACGAATATTAAGCACGGTAAGAAATGGTGGCTACAAAAAATTTAGTGGCACATCTATGGCAACTCCGCATGTCTCGGGTGTTGCCGCTCTTCTCTTGAGTTATAAGCCTCATCTTTCTTTCACCGATTTAAAATCAGAGATATTAGACACGGCCGCCTATGCGCCGAGTTTACAAGGGCTTGTAAGAACGGCTGGAATCTTGAGTGCGTATCGTGCTCTCTACGGAATTCGAGAGGAGTCTCCGATTGCAGAGGAACCTTCATCAGCTCCGGTTTACCAGCCTGCAAGAATTAGTCGCATACGACACACTGCACGACGAACACGAGTGGCTTCACTCAATGGTGGTCGACTCCGTTTTGTAGTGCGTGGAACAGCTCGGCAGGATATCGAATTATCCTACACCCTTTCTACTCCGAAAGAAGAAGTGACGTGTCCGACCTTTGCCGTTGCTCTGAATAGTAAAGGCAGGCGTCGTCTAACACTAAGACTCCCGAGACGCATCAAAGCAAAGCGACTGGCTATACGTTCTCCTCAAGCGAGCAACGAAAGGGCGATTCGCTTAAAGCACTTCTATCCGAGCAAACACATAGCGCTCTCGCGCGCACCTGAAATCAGTGAAAGCTGTCAAGCACTCCCTCTTAGAACCCGCATTCACTAGCGGTGAAAGGATTGATTAAGGAAATCTCGCCTATTGGACATCAGCTGTATACTTTTCGGGTGCGACAACAGTAGACTTCTAACACTATGAATAACACTCAAGAGCTTATTGCACCCTTTGATGCTCTTCTTGCCGCGAGTGCTGGCGGCGTGTTTCTCGATGTGCGGTCACCGGGTGAATCCACAGCAGCCCCTCTCCCTTGCGGTGTAAATGCAGGCATCCTCTCAAATATAGAGCGGGATACTGTCGGAAGAATCTATAAGCAGAGAGGTTCTGAGGAAGCCATACGATATGGGAATTGGTTTGTTCAGGGAAAGCGAAAAGCAACGCTCATAGATAAATGGATATCCCTCATACAGAAGGATAATATCACAGGTATTTACTGTGCTCGGGGCGGCCTTCGTTCTCAGATAACACAACAATGGCTCTCGGAATCAGGAACAGCACTGCCAAGAGTCAAAGGAGGCTACAAAGCGCTTCGTCAAGAACTGATCGCCTATGCCCATAATCCACAACTCTCACTTCCACTGCTAGCACTTACTGGTCATACAGGTTGTGGCAAGACTCGTCTTATTCATACACTTTCTTCTCACCACAGAACCATTGACCTAGAAGATATGGCGAGACACCGAGGTTCTGCTTTTGGAGACACGTATAAACCTCAACCAACACAAATTGAATTTGAAAATAGTCTGTATCTCTCCATTCTCAGAGAAACTATCACGCCTCTTGAAACTCCTATCCTGATTGAGGATGAGAGTCGAATGATTGGAAAACGCGAACTGCCAGATCCTTTCTTTCAACGAATGTGTCACTCACCCCGTATCCAACTTGAACGGCCAATGAAAGAGCGAATACAAATTATACTGGAGGAATATATTGTCGAAGAACAAGAAAGATTACTTGGTCTCTATAGAGACCCAGAGGTAACTTGCTCTCTCCTCTCGAGTAATCTGTGCGAGCACTTAAAGCGTATTGCTCGAAAGCTCGGTGGAGCACGTTTCCAAGAGTTAACAAAGGACATTCAAGACGCCTGCAAGAGGCAGGCATTAGAGAACTCGCCAGAGTACCATACGGGATGGATACACAAACTGCTTCTCTGGTACTACGATCCTTTATATGAAAAGCATCTCAATAAAATTTCTCCTCTTATCGTAGCACGAGCGCATCCGGATGAATTAGTAGCAAGCAGTAAAAGCCTGTTAACCAGATTGTTGAAGGAATCCTCCTGGAAGAGGAAAGAACCCCTCCGCGGGGCTCGAAATGGAAGTATGATGCAATAAGCAGGTCTTCCGAGTGTATGAGAGATACAATCTCTTACAAGAGACTTTACTCAACATCAAATAGAAATCTCACCTGCTGTTCTACTTCAGCAGCTAACGAACGGTGAACGGGGCAGGCCCTTCCCACCCGTTCAGCAATGACTCTTTGCTTCTGATCGAATGTAGCAGGCAAGTGTATCTCTATGACGATGCTTCCTATCATCCGAGGGTCACTACTCATGATTTTCTCTACAGAGAAAAAGGAGTTTGAAAGATTGACCTCTTCCTTTTCTTCCATCTTAATCGCGATGGTTGTTAGAATGCAGCTCGCTAGTGACACCGCGCAGAGGTCCGTAGGCGAAAAGCTCTGCCCTTCACCGTGATTGTCTTTTGGAGCATCGGTGATCAGCGTTGTCCCAGACTGCTCATGTGTGATCTCTACACGCTTATTACCGCTGTATACCCCATGCATTCTTACGCTCATAAACCTCTACCTTAGGCTTTAACTCGCCTGTTCTAATAGCTTCTGTAAGTAAAATCCTGGTGTATATGACCCGCCCTGCTCGACTGCTTCCTTGGTACGCTCATCAACAAGTTCCGCTACTGCTGATTGAAGTCCCTCTATTTTTATGAGTGAGCTCATGATGTTAATGGGCATGAGTGCTTGCGACCTCAGGGAGCCTTGTTCTACTCGAGCTCCCAGGTCGTAGAGAATAACCTCAAAAAGCTCAATGGCTTTCCCTGTGGGAACATCTATGAAAGAACTTATTGCACTACTTGGAAATCCAGCCTCTTTCCGAAGAACAGATGCCGTCAGATGGCTAGCCGTGGCTGCACGATTCTGCCTTTCCTCGAACTGATACAGGGAAATAGTATTTTTTAAGAGGTCTGATAACTGCGAGTTTAACTGCAGTAATCCTCTATTGATTTTCGGAAGAGAACCTTCGTGTTCTTGCTGTGATGGCACGGATACACCATCATCCTTATACTCTGAATTCTCTATCATTGCTCAGACTCTCCCTGTCATGAACAGAGTGGAGAAGTTTTACGTGCTATGCAAGAAATTGATGACAATCTTCAGCCTCTCAAATCGCAAGAATCTGACCCTCAATGCTCCTAAAATACTTCAACATACTACAACTATTATTCATTTAGCTGTTAGCCGTTAGGCCACTCTTGCTCTGAACTCAGGGGCTCAAACGGCAGGACTTTTTCTTTCAGTAAGAAATATGGTACGAGAAGTTCTTTATCTGCTCATTTTTGCGGGGACTAACTTTGATGGGTAAATTCGTTCTTGGGCTCGTGTCACTTAGCTTCGCTGCCTTCATCCTGCTGTTATTCAAACCCGGTGATTTCCTTTTTTCAAATATCCGACTGCAGCCAGAAGCGCTGCTTGGCTCTCCGCTCCCTAGCCATTTTGAAGTTGAACAAGCACTGGCATCTGCAGATGGAGATATTGTGATCGGTATCGATCGTAAACATGAGATGAGAATCCACATTGTTCAAACACGAACGCAATCGAATCCAACAACAGTAGGCAATACCGAAGTAAGTGGCACAACACAACTCATCGAACAAAGTAAAATCTTCAAAGCGAGCAAAGGACAAACTTCTGCTGATTTCCTGACTCGTTATCTATCTGCGCAGATAGACCCGAGAAGAGTATCGGTTCAGAGCATCCATCCAGTGTCAGTAAATAAAACTCCGCTAGGCGAACTTCCGAATAATGTTGATACTCAGATTGTTCTCGCAACAAGTAAGAAGCATCATTGGTACGGAATCGTATACGTGCAAGCAGTGGATTTATTAGTCATTGCGTCTCATCCCCACGAAGAGATTCAGCTCAAACAGTTTATGGATTCACTGGCTCAAGTAGGATTTATCCTTCATCTTTCTTCATCAAATCTTGAGTAGAATAGAGAATGACTTCTTGCTGCAATCGCACCATCACCTCAGGAAACAAGTTTTAGAGTTGCGGCTGATCATGGGCAGTATGAAGAACGACCTCTACGATTGATAGCAGTTCTTGAAAATACTCTTGTGCCTCTTTTGAAAATTCTGGGAGGGCTTTTTTTAAATCATTAAAATCCTTGGTAAGAACCACTTTTTGACGAGAGCCCAAAGCCCCGTTCGTGTTCGAATACGAAATAACGTAACCAAGCATTTCGGACTGATAGAGAGCGAGTGTTTTATCTCCGATAGTTTTCGTCCTATGTCCAGCTGGAAACGGAATCGCAAGGAAATCCTCGTAACGCTTCGTAATTTCTTCTACCATTGATGCCATACTGCCCTTTCGTTATCTCTGGCATGTATTACAAACGACTGTTCCCCGTTGGGCAACTACCAAACGTTCTAATTCCTTCCCACACCTCTTACATTGCTTTCCGTTCTGACCATATACCCGCGGTTTAAAACGGCCATTATGAACCACTCCATCTCCAAAATCGGTTCCATTAAGACGAATAGCACTCCTTAAGATTCTCTTAATTGCTTTTAAGAGCTGTTTTGCCTCATCAAAAGAAAGGCTATCTGCCGCACGAAGGGGATGAATTCCAGCTTCCCAAAGCGATTCATCCGCATAGATATTACCAATTCCGGCAATGAATTGTTGGTCAAGCAGTAAAGGTTTAAGACTCCTTTTCTTGCTCTGGAGCGCTTGGTAGAAATTCTTTGCTCTAAAACTTGACTGGAGTGGTTCTGGTCCGTACTGGTTCAACTTCTGCTCGAGCCCTTCTTGGGAAAGGAGTGTAAACCGACCAAATTTTCTGGGGTCTATAAATCGACACTCGCTTCCATCGGCAAAACAGAGGATGACTCTTGAATGCGGATGTGGAGACCTACTGGAGTCAGCAACCTGTAATCTTCCACTCATGCGAAGATGGACTAAGAGGGCGAGGGGTAGAGGTTTATCATTATCTGCAAGGGATATGATTATACACTTTGCCCGCCGTGATACCGCGTCTACTCTCAATCCCGTTAGCTGTTTTCTCAAGTTCTTGATTGAATATGGCTCTATCATACGAGGCCACGTAGCTTTGACCCCGATAATTGTCTTCGAAACGATCTCTTGTTTCAGTGAAAGAACGGTCGATTCAACCTCTGGCAACTCAGGCATTGCTCCTTATTCCCTCACATGATGACCGAATGCAAAACGGCTCTGTACCGTATCCCTTAGGAGCCTGACTCCCTCTCGAAAGACTTCAAGCATAACCCTCATGAGCTAGCCTTCCCTCACGTTTCCTTGAACGCTAGAACTCTTGACCAGAAGACCACCCCCTCAGATACGCTCTCCTGATTCCAAGAACGCTCATAAGGAGCCGTCTCCTGCTCGGCACAATGAACCCTGTGTGCTAGCAACCTGAGAAGATTTAGGCAGCCCCTTCAATTCCAGCGCTTTGTGGAGCTGATGCAGCCTCCGCCTCTGCTGCTATCTCATCAGCACTGTTGACCTGATCTTCAATAACATCTGGCCATAGCGCTATCAGGTTGAGTTCTGGATCTGCATGAACCGAAAGCTCATCACCAAATCGTTGGAAGCCATATCGCACAGCACCGCCGTTGTCCCGAAGGAGATCTCGACAAGCTTTATCCTTCCCATTCACCCAGAGGTCCTGGTACTTTTCAAGTAAGCTAATATCATCCAGTAGCTCCCGATCGATCATCGCTAAGCAGCGAGTATCGATAAATACCCTGCCAAGGTTTTCATCCAGCTCTTCTTTCAAAGACTTCACTTCCACTTTTTCACCCTCTGGATGAATAACTATAGTGGAAGCGAACGGGTCACGTTCGATGCGATACGTGTTTGGTGGTAGGTTTACTACTGCTCCACCGTATTCTTTTACTAATGCATCTTTCGCCTCTGGTTCCTCATCCAAGAGGTCGTTCAGTCGGGCGAGAACTTGAGAGTTTGCCAGCATGAATTGATCGATAAGTACCAAGGAGCCGCTTTCGACCTGGATACGCTCCCGTTGGTTGCCTCGTTCGGCTGTGCCTCCGTTACGATGCCCTCTCCCGTGACCTCTGCCACGACCCCGATTTCCGCTGTTTCTCCGATTGCCAGAGGACCTTCCTCCTCTATTCGAGCCTGAGTTGCCTCTACTGTTAGAATTCCGTCTCCGGTTTCCACCACTTCTTTGATTCTTTCCTCTCATTCTTTTCCTTTACTTACTTACGGACACACCCTTAAGAGTCTTTCTCTAGGAGCTACTTCACAAGAGCAATCCCTGACAAAGAGTTGTGCTCTTACTGTTTACTTATTTTCTCCAAGATGGGTGCCTAAAGACGGGCATCAGCTAAAGGCTCACTCTTGCCACCAGGAAGAAATTAATGCATGAGACTCGGGTAATGAGTTTGTCTTATCCGTTACTGCTCATTCGCTTTATTTTTTATTGATGCACGCAGGCTTTCACATCACGTGCATCATCTTATTTGGATCATTCAAAGCGGCTTTAAACTATTGAGGTGTTCCACTAATGAAGACTTCGTTTGAAAAAGTCCTCCTCCGAGCACGATTCCCTTTATTCAAATCGCTTACTCCTCAGTCCCGCTTCCCCCAGCCGCCACTTTTTAACTATCAGTTGGCTGGTATCAGAATGACCCGATACAATAGTAATACCATATCCGAGAGCTCGGAAAAAAGAGCCTGAGGCTATCTTCAGCATAAATTACGCACTTAAAATCAGTACGTTAGCTCAAAGCTCGCGATTTTCCTCTTATTTAGCACTACTAGCGAGAAACCCCGACTGAAGCCTTTAGAGATTGCCGCCACAAGTCGATACTACAGAAAGAGAATGTTGCTAGGGGAAGAAGCGAGCTATGCCAATCAAATCTCAGTTTCAAGAGGGTGAAAGCGCCCTTATATTTTCTTCTGAAATCCTCTTTGATAAGGACACGATTACGCTTTTTGCACGATATCATGACGAGTTGTCGGCGCACCGCTCTAAAAGAGTCTGGGTAGAGACATTTGAGAGCCATTTCCTACTAGAACAGGGGACTGATTACCAACTCGAAGTAAAAAAAGAGGATACAGAACTGGAAACCTTTTTCGTTCTGCGCTGCAAATTTATCTCTGCTTGTGCTCGTTATGCCTTTTGGCGAATTACAAACCAGCAAGCACCAGAAGCACAATACGTTCTAGAAACGGCCCATATTCCCTTCACTGACGAATCTTGGCTTGATTTTCACGCAAGCTCTGACCTACGAGAATTTACTACAGAGGAAGAGTTTGAAGTAAAAGATTCCCCTCTGTCTGTCGACCTTGAGACGAAATCGGTTCGAGTGAATCGGAATTGGTTTAAGAAGTTCGAAACAATTGTAGACAAAATTGTGAAGTCTTTCGATCCACACTAGTAATACTAGTACCTTATCCTCCTTATTCCAACATTGACTTGCGACATTCAGGTCGGGGTGCACTGCAGAAATTCCTCCCGAAGCTGAAGCAACTACGCTCCATTCCTCGATATGAGGACAGAGACACTGGAGGAACCTGATGCCACGATATACGAAAGACGGAACATGTATTTTCCCAGCCAGTGAAGTTGCTGAATTTACAGTGTGCCCGAAGGCCTGGTCATTAAAACGTTTGCATGGCCATGTAACGCTCGGAAGTGAGGATGTCGATCGAGGCGATGAGGTACACCAATCATGGGCGAATGACCTTGAATTTGGCTTTACAATCGGTAGATTAATTCGTGTCGTATGTGCACTCATGGCAAGTGCAACGGTTGCTCTCCTCCTCATCGCGGAGAAGCTATGACTAACTGGTGGCACTCTGAACTTGTTCAAGCACTGACTCAAATCACGCATATTGATGCCCATTATCTGCTCTACACGATGCTCGTTATCTCATCGTTTGTGGTGATTAATGACGTTTTGAGGGCCGTGAAAAGGCGAGAGCATCGTGCTGGACTCACCACCTCACTGGCTCTAGAGCTTAGTGTAGATGGCTCGAAAAATAGGCAAGTTAGGACTTATATTTCGGAAATTCAGGGAATATCTGGAAGACCTGATGCATTAATCATAGAAAACGGATTTTGCATTCCTGTCGAACGGAAAGCGTTTGGGAATAAGGTGCGAGACCGTCACATCGCCCAGTTACTGGTATACATGAGACTTATAGAAGAGTTTGAAGGGAAAAAACCTCCTTACGGGTATCTGATTATTGGAAAGTCTGCAAGGCGAGTAAAAGTATACAATACCCCTGAGAGACAGGCTTGGTTGAGCGAGCAAATCAATCAGATGAAAGACATCGTAAATGAAAAAATTCCTGCCGCTGCAAGACCACAAAAGACCAAATGTGCCAAATGCAAGGTAAGCGATGCCTGTGAACAGCGATTCATAGCCCCAGTTGAACATACCTCGAGTTCAAATCAAAAGGAGCAACTCATTCTGATCAACTCGAAGTAATACGGCAGAGGAAAAGCCGCGATGGGGGTCGTTCTCCGTTATCCGAAACAAATCGCGTGGTCACTCGTATCAAACGGGAGCTAAGTACTGGATAACATTCAGGGGAGAAAAAATATAGCGTTTAATTTCAGATGGTTATGTGGACTCTAACAAGACCGGAGAGAATTTTGAACCACGGTCTTAACTCACCACCAAACAGTAGGCACAAAAAAACCAGCGAAATTAGCTGGTTACCTGGTAAGTATTCGAAGTTTGTCTTACTCAACGACTATATAAGATGAGGATATCAAAGAACCCTTCAAAAGTCAATTTACTTTTGGTCAAACTTCAATTTCTCCTGTGGAATTGGTGATTTAGCGTAAGATTTTTTTCTTCTGTGGGCTTACCCCTTAAGAGCACACACGAAGCTAGTGAATCACTTGCTGCTCTCCCCTATGAGACATCTCTTCAAAGAATCCGCATACCGTATATAAATGTGCTCATTGTACATTTATAGAAATTGGGAGGCTTCCGTTATAAGACGAGGCCCTCCTACAAATGAAGGAGATGAATAAGATGATATCAAGGTTTTTTTATATGGGATTTCTTACCGTTTTTCTAGTACCGCTGATTACGCAAAACGTTTTAGCCGAAACAAGTTGTAGCCCTGAGAATATGCGGAAGCTATTCACACAGATTCAAGATCTCGGCAAAGAGGCTAGCCAATTAAATACTGCGGGGAGAACACTTGCAGAACAAATTCTCAGTCGCGGTAATGCAGCAGGCGGAGACATTCAGGATGGTATTAACGGAGCTCAGGAGCAGCTTCAAAGAGCTGAAAACGGGTGTAGAAGTGGCTCAGAAGCAGCCTGTGCTCAGTTTGTCAGACTCGGGGAGTTTATCGCCAGCCTCGAATACACATTGCAGGACCTAAGACTCGGCACGGGAGAGGCGGTACGAACTCTGCTTGCTCGGATTGCATCCATTTCCGATGAAATTTCTGCAGAACAAAGTCGAGCAGGGAACTTCCTGAGAAGCTGCCTGGCCAATGAGGATCGATAACGAGCTGAAAAGAGGATGAATAAGGAGATAATCTTCTTATTCATCCT
It encodes:
- the selU gene encoding tRNA 2-selenouridine(34) synthase MnmH gives rise to the protein MNNTQELIAPFDALLAASAGGVFLDVRSPGESTAAPLPCGVNAGILSNIERDTVGRIYKQRGSEEAIRYGNWFVQGKRKATLIDKWISLIQKDNITGIYCARGGLRSQITQQWLSESGTALPRVKGGYKALRQELIAYAHNPQLSLPLLALTGHTGCGKTRLIHTLSSHHRTIDLEDMARHRGSAFGDTYKPQPTQIEFENSLYLSILRETITPLETPILIEDESRMIGKRELPDPFFQRMCHSPRIQLERPMKERIQIILEEYIVEEQERLLGLYRDPEVTCSLLSSNLCEHLKRIARKLGGARFQELTKDIQDACKRQALENSPEYHTGWIHKLLLWYYDPLYEKHLNKISPLIVARAHPDELVASSKSLLTRLLKESSWKRKEPLRGARNGSMMQ
- a CDS encoding Dna2/Cas4 domain-containing protein — its product is MCTHGKCNGCSPPHRGEAMTNWWHSELVQALTQITHIDAHYLLYTMLVISSFVVINDVLRAVKRREHRAGLTTSLALELSVDGSKNRQVRTYISEIQGISGRPDALIIENGFCIPVERKAFGNKVRDRHIAQLLVYMRLIEEFEGKKPPYGYLIIGKSARRVKVYNTPERQAWLSEQINQMKDIVNEKIPAAARPQKTKCAKCKVSDACEQRFIAPVEHTSSSNQKEQLILINSK
- a CDS encoding bifunctional DNA-formamidopyrimidine glycosylase/DNA-(apurinic or apyrimidinic site) lyase: MPELPEVESTVLSLKQEIVSKTIIGVKATWPRMIEPYSIKNLRKQLTGLRVDAVSRRAKCIIISLADNDKPLPLALLVHLRMSGRLQVADSSRSPHPHSRVILCFADGSECRFIDPRKFGRFTLLSQEGLEQKLNQYGPEPLQSSFRAKNFYQALQSKKRSLKPLLLDQQFIAGIGNIYADESLWEAGIHPLRAADSLSFDEAKQLLKAIKRILRSAIRLNGTDFGDGVVHNGRFKPRVYGQNGKQCKRCGKELERLVVAQRGTVVCNTCQR
- a CDS encoding OsmC family peroxiredoxin codes for the protein MHGVYSGNKRVEITHEQSGTTLITDAPKDNHGEGQSFSPTDLCAVSLASCILTTIAIKMEEKEEVNLSNSFFSVEKIMSSDPRMIGSIVIEIHLPATFDQKQRVIAERVGRACPVHRSLAAEVEQQVRFLFDVE